From the genome of Pelobacter propionicus DSM 2379, one region includes:
- the ruvB gene encoding Holliday junction branch migration DNA helicase RuvB — protein MSRAIAADKREDDSQFDSTLRPKSLDDYIGQEKIKGNLRLFIEAARGRGEALDHVLLYGPPGLGKTTLANIVACEMGVNLKSTSGPVIERPGDLAAILTNLEPHDVLFIDEIHRLSHVVEEILYPAMEDFQLDIIIGQGPSARSIKLDLPRFTLVGATTRAGLLSSPLRDRFGVISRMDFYTHDELATIITRSSRILGMEIEPRGADELSRRSRGTPRIANRLLRRVRDFAQVRADGVITRQVVKETLALLEIDEMGFDHMDRMILLTIIDKFSGGPVGLDTIAAAISEESDTIEDVYEPYMIQNGFLNRTPRGRVATLAAYEHFGRSVPAAPQAALL, from the coding sequence ATGAGCCGCGCCATAGCCGCTGACAAGCGTGAAGATGATTCCCAGTTCGACAGCACCCTGAGACCCAAATCCCTGGACGATTACATCGGCCAGGAGAAGATAAAGGGTAACCTGCGCCTGTTCATCGAGGCTGCCCGGGGGAGGGGAGAGGCGCTGGACCATGTGCTGCTCTACGGCCCCCCCGGCCTGGGAAAGACGACCCTGGCCAACATAGTTGCCTGCGAGATGGGTGTCAACCTCAAGTCCACATCCGGGCCGGTCATCGAGCGTCCCGGCGACCTGGCCGCCATCCTGACCAACCTGGAACCGCACGACGTCCTGTTCATCGACGAGATTCACCGCCTCTCCCATGTGGTGGAGGAGATCCTCTACCCGGCCATGGAGGACTTCCAGCTGGATATCATCATCGGCCAGGGCCCCAGCGCGCGCTCCATCAAGCTGGACCTGCCCCGCTTTACCCTGGTGGGGGCAACCACCAGGGCCGGCCTGCTTTCCTCGCCGCTGCGCGACCGCTTCGGCGTCATCTCGCGCATGGACTTCTACACCCATGACGAGCTGGCCACCATCATCACCCGCTCCTCCCGCATCCTGGGCATGGAGATCGAACCCAGGGGGGCCGACGAACTCTCCCGCCGCAGCCGCGGTACGCCGCGCATCGCCAACCGCCTGTTGCGCCGGGTGCGCGATTTTGCCCAGGTACGCGCCGACGGTGTCATCACCCGTCAGGTGGTCAAGGAAACCCTGGCCCTGCTGGAGATAGACGAGATGGGCTTCGACCACATGGACCGCATGATCCTCCTGACCATCATCGACAAGTTCTCCGGCGGCCCGGTGGGGCTGGACACCATCGCCGCCGCCATCAGCGAGGAGAGCGACACCATCGAGGACGTGTACGAGCCGTACATGATCCAGAACGGGTTCCTCAACCGCACCCCCCGCGGACGGGTGGCCACCCTTGCCGCCTACGAGCACTTTGGCCGCTCCGTTCCCGCCGCCCCCCAGGCGGCCCTGTTGTGA